Part of the Pseudomonadota bacterium genome, CCTAGAGTTCGGGCAACCATCAAATCGGGTCTGGGGCGCTATGTTTGGATGGTACTCAAGGGTCATTATACCAGCCGTTGGAGCGTGGCTCTCAGGGACACGTGCTCCGTACGAGTACCTACCAAAGAGCTCGGCGATATTTCCGTGTGGTGAGGCATGTGAGCGGTTATTACAGGAGGCTGGCTGGAAGCCGCTCTCAACGCGCTCCCTGTGTGGTGGAGTGGCGTTTATCTATATTGCTAGGAAAGAGCGCTGATAGCGCCAAGGAGACTTTTTATATGTCGGTAGATAAGGATCAGCGCTGGATCGTTGGGGTCACCGGAGCAAGTGGCGTTCGTTACGCCTTAAGATTGCTGCAGGTATTGCCGGCGCTAGTTCAAGAGGTGCATGTAGTTTTTTCGGATGCGGCGCTTAGGGTTCTTAACGACGAGGAGGAGTTGGCGATTAATACAGCTTCTCTCTGCTACGAAAAGATCTGCGGCTCTAGCGCCGATAACGTAACCTTCTACAACGCGCGCGATATAGGAGCACGCATAGCATCGGGTTCGATGCTTACAACGGGCATGGTTATTATTCCCTGCTCGATGGCGACGCTTGGCGCACTGGCGCACGGTATTCCAATGCACCTCGTGCACCGCGCAGCCGATGTGACTATAAAGGAGGGACGAAAACTCATAATCGTTCCCCGCGAAACGCCCCTTTCTCAGATTCACCTCAATAATCTTTTGATCCTCAGTAGATGTGGTGTGACTATCGTGCCAGCCATGCCTGCTTTCTATAACCGACCGCAATCCGTTGAGGAACTTGTAGATCAGTTCGTTATGAAGGTGCTCGATAGTATGGGGGTCTCTCATAACCTGGGGCGCCGCTGGCAAGAGCCTCCGGGGCACCCGGTGTAATCGATGGGGATTACGGCGCGTATCGCAACTTGGGGCTCCCTGGTTAAGTTCTCACACTCTGTGTTTGCGCTGCCCTTTGCGCTGATCATGGTGGTTGAGATCGCTCGCTATCACCCCATATCACTAGCTTCTGTAATGCTCCTGCTAGTGTGCATCGTGGCGGCAAGAACAGCAGCGATGGGCTTTAATCGGATCGTTGATCGTAATATTGATAGCGCCAATCCACGCACCGCTGCGCGCGAGATCCCAAGCGGTTTAGTGCCAGTTCGTGAAGCGATCTTACTTACACTCGCCAGTGGCCTTGTGTTTATCCTTGGAGCTGGACTCTTAGGTTGGCATTGTCTGCTGCTTTCTCCAGTGGTGTTAGCTATTCTGCTCGGATACTCCCTGATGAAGCGCTACACAGCCTGCGCTCACTTCGTGCTTGGGCTTGCATTAGCGTGCGCCCCAGGGGGTGTCTGGTATGCGCTGACCGGTATCTGGTCGCTAGAGCCGCTAGCCCTTATGGGTGGGGTGTTAACCTGGGTAGCAGGGTTTGATATCCTGTATAGCTGTCAGGATTATGAATTCGATTGCAAGCAAGGACTATTTAGTATCCCCGCGCGCATCGGCATACCGGCCTCACTACTCGTTGCTGCCTTGCTGCATATCCTGGCACTGGGATTTCTAGCGCTCTTTGGAGTAGTCTTTGATTTGGGGCTAGCGTACTGGATCGGGCTCGTGCTTTTCGGAATACTTCTCTTGAGTCAACACATAGCAGTAAAGCGCCGTGGTATCGGGTGTATTAATCAGGTGTTCTTTACCAGAAACGCCTTGGCTAGTTTGGTGCTACTAGCGGCAGTTGTAGTGGATAGCCTTTAAGAAGCTTACTACTGGTGGGCTTCAAAGCCAGACGCCGAATCAAGCCCTG contains:
- a CDS encoding UbiX family flavin prenyltransferase; amino-acid sequence: MSVDKDQRWIVGVTGASGVRYALRLLQVLPALVQEVHVVFSDAALRVLNDEEELAINTASLCYEKICGSSADNVTFYNARDIGARIASGSMLTTGMVIIPCSMATLGALAHGIPMHLVHRAADVTIKEGRKLIIVPRETPLSQIHLNNLLILSRCGVTIVPAMPAFYNRPQSVEELVDQFVMKVLDSMGVSHNLGRRWQEPPGHPV
- the ubiA gene encoding putative 4-hydroxybenzoate polyprenyltransferase, which produces MGITARIATWGSLVKFSHSVFALPFALIMVVEIARYHPISLASVMLLLVCIVAARTAAMGFNRIVDRNIDSANPRTAAREIPSGLVPVREAILLTLASGLVFILGAGLLGWHCLLLSPVVLAILLGYSLMKRYTACAHFVLGLALACAPGGVWYALTGIWSLEPLALMGGVLTWVAGFDILYSCQDYEFDCKQGLFSIPARIGIPASLLVAALLHILALGFLALFGVVFDLGLAYWIGLVLFGILLLSQHIAVKRRGIGCINQVFFTRNALASLVLLAAVVVDSL